A single Gasterosteus aculeatus chromosome 2, fGasAcu3.hap1.1, whole genome shotgun sequence DNA region contains:
- the LOC120828939 gene encoding serine/threonine-protein kinase WNK2 isoform X20, translated as MEPEADSNPEARREPKHPPEADAHRRLPADMQEGADGAGRRVDSAVRGGSDPSVDPSSSYQRNVHQRFIRRSLWFSEADEQAFEAPECDNRNKILNINLRTIVDRARGASCGAQEGSSTESQGGQKDSATESASADEGKDKSADAANLPCSDGGKAAIKAASEENEEEAEMKAVSTSPGGRFLKFDIELGRGSFKTVYKGLDTETWVEVAWCELQDRKLSKVERQRFKEEAEMLKGLQHPNIVRFYDFWESPLKGKKYIVLVTELMTSGTLKTYLKRFKVMKPKVLRSWCRQILKGLHFLHTRTPPIIHRDLKCDNIFITGPTGSVKIGDLGLATLKAASFAKSVIGTPEFMAPEMYEEHYDEAVDVYAFGMCMLEMATSEYPYSECQNAAQIYRKVTSGVKPASYNKVMDPEIKEIIGECICQKKEERYTIKDLLNHAFFAEDTGVRVELAEEDDGKKDSIALKLWVEDHKKLKGKYKESGAIEFMFDLEKEVPELVAQEMVESGFFHESDAKTVGKSIRDRVALIKWRRGRTVSAAATVNRGDGGHRVQVTPPLGIGAGVAHVGPPSLEPDEPEADQHNRLRNLPASGTSVTSDGTLDSGMGSTVFSDSHSSQQSVLYQSLLEPITMATQQASTAGHHNQPSLQVLPTSSGTAAACAPLQYLQPGHSYPPAPYVGQHSAATPAAAGLCSVNIQHAAGAASYTPPSVQQTQLGANISVSAVQQHGAQSYQAPGHHHHHHQQQHHQQQQQQQAAAASSLTFPLNVQQTCPNCVVATQQQAHSASGCHTPVRQQTAAAAATLPAQQPAQGYPLASVAPTFAAMAQCHIAQAPGALQHVQAAVQLPSQSSSTPALYSQPMAIQQEHQLNSQTNVQLAQHARQAHIQPQVQHNKEALHTMHQQMAQPPTRLSQGQQTPTLQKHSQTAMQSQDRCHSIVQQPPQVAQVEATRPSYPAAGQPDASSQSSAHSALTALQQQTAPPQVQYLSAQSSGAPQAFGAQQKNPAGLSISQLGQDGLASSAPGQVLPPQQSMTQVPQQLQPLHISNPLPPTHPSQVPQQAPVSHPELIPFAQLSQPAVFPTPLQNGSDAGAVTTAAQPDNRNPQGQISAPCDSASSGLTQQKPLSNLTDAAGQGPAETSAEDQAAEKHSGGQSYDSLNSDATSGKEMSDGYEGTHGGKGEAKVRKHHRRSTRTRSRQEKISRPKLNMLNVCNTGDKMVECQLETHNHKMVTFKFDLDGDAPEEIATYMVENDFILPLEREVFIEQLKDIVDKAEDMLSEDPEGERSSDHGGSPKQSDGALGAEGLKASTPSTPQLVYQQNVLHTGKRWFIICPVAETPTPDKEKTTGHTSAALESEPSASSSVKPKSNATAGAIPVSLSSQSPSSSCASPLPPAPQTSAQDQNIDKTRLQQPQPCATKPALAARGAGHHNLLPVEEPCISAVSMVTDIPCCAIVPPVSLDVNAFDGGGAGGLTSSQTNQATQKASPSGELPPQLASHQSVVLQQPFATAMQPGTVTSQPQSPAHQTPQNSNSSSHQQPASGGPGESDSEGPRRVEFADRTIKTLDEKLRNLLYQEHAPSQPSSTPSDPQASSTEGVSSPPVSDGQSSEGVHAKKKGEPLPQIPERTDSVGALSDSAVAATNRVLNKGDVATSSSPTGSKSRFQIIPTPPDVVCSLEKSKKSCGTPAPSSGSAGSHSQSQGPGRKDEDCASPGKSSGTAAADRDRTSKPQSSNRYSAPPNFYRATPTTSPDVTPRHIPRAQTMDTPTRRNSHHPSHLYSDSADEDSSVALPPAQPPPPAHAASEHSGSDLMKRAVAFLRRSGRSKSEQSSDSPSRQAASMNGHAHSPSTGHAPSSYMSSDNDSEFEDADMRKELQKLREKHMKEISELQAFQRSEIEHLYTELGKTLPPNVGLVHAAPPSGRRRRASKHKLKAGKLLNPMVQQLKNNLNISAERKGESGASSSSSPAKSSVLSDGSVHSSGSSSSSNPPQGGGAEQVLTQQPCSLKGSFSSDNIYGGLHADGTANQAGPGQGWTVFHQTSERVTYKSSSKPRTRFLSGPVSLSIWSTLKRLCLGKDRSSRSASNSAAAQPQPPLAAAASAATPSPRPIARLAQVQTNNSNNKRGTFTDDLHKLVDDWTKETVGAAANQPRPSLNQIKQQRRQQDLEARAPPAHETKCHGGPRKFHAPLPCPLPAASGPGGPTSLAPNASATLPSGYLSPTGSYGGAAAPGPLYPQQWPGPAGPLAAAGIMPYTTTANRPTGTEGVAHPLSLHDPESGPSLKTARTT; from the exons ATGGAGCCGGAGGCCGACTCCAACCCCGAGGCCCGCCGAGAACCGAAGCATCCCCCCGAGGCCGACGCTCACCGCCGACTCCCCGCCGACATGCAGGAGGGGGCTGACGGCGCTGGCCGGCGCGTGGACTCTGCGGTGAGAGGCGGGAGTGACCCCAGCGTTGACCCCTCCAGCAGTTATCAGAGGAACGTGCACCAGAGGTTCATCAGGAGAAGCCTGTGGTTCTCCGAGGCCGACGAGCAAGCGTTTGAAGCGCCCGAGTGCGACAACAGGAATAAGATCCTGAACATAAACCTGCGGACGATAGTGGACAGGGCGCGAGGGGCCAGCTGTGGGGCGCAGGAAGGCTCCAGCACCGAAAGTCAAGGTGGGCAGAAGGACAGCGCAACGGAGAGCGCCAGTGCCGACGAGGGGAAGGATAAAAGCGCAGACGCGGCAAACCTCCCGTGCAGCGATGGTGGCAAAGCCGCCATCAAGGCCGCCAgcgaggagaacgaggaggaggcggagatgAAAGCGGTCTCCACATCTCCGGGGGGAAGGTTCCTCAAGTTTGACATAGAGCTGGGCAGAGGGTCCTTCAAGACGGTCTACAAGGGCCTGGATACTGAGACCTGGGTGGAGGTGGCCTGGTGCGAGCTGCAG GATCGCAAGCTGTCAAAGGTGGAACGTCAGCGCTTtaaggaggaggcagagatgcTGAAGGGGCTTCAGCATCCAAACATTGTCCGTTTCTATGACTTTTGGGAGTCGCCCCTGAAAGGGAAGAAGTACATTGTGTTAGTAACAGAGCTCATGACGTCGGGAACGCTAAAAAC CTATCTAAAGCGTTTCAAGGTAATGAAGCCGAAGGTGCTGAGGAGCTGGTGCAGACAGATCCTGAAAGGCCTTCACTTTCTGCACACCAGGACCCCTCCCATCATCCATAGGGACCTCAAATGTGACAACATCTTCATCACCGGGCCGACGGGCTCGGTCAAAATAGGGGATTTAGGATTGGCAACACTCAAGGCGGCTTCCTTTGCTAAAAGCGTCATCG GCACGCCGGAGTTCATGGCCCCAGAGATGTATGAGGAACACTATGATGAGGCTGTGGATGTCTACGCCTTTGGCATGTGTATGCTGGAAATGGCCACCTCTGAATACCCCTACTCCGAGTGTCAGAATGCAGCCCAGATATACCGCAAAGTCACAAGT GGAGTGAAGCCAGCCAGCTACAACAAGGTCATGGATCCTGAAATCAAGGAGATCATTGGGGAGTGCATCTGCCAAAAGAAAGAGGAGCG GTACACCATCAAGGACCTGTTGAACCACGCTTTCTTTGCTGAGGACACAGGCGTGAGGGTCGAGCTAGCGGAGGAGGACGATGGGAAAAAGGACTCGATAGCGCTGAAACTTTGGGTGGAGGACCACAAGAAGTTAAAAGGGAAGTACAAAGAGAGCGGCGCCATCGAGTTTATGTTTGACCTGGAGAAGGAGGTCCCCGAGCTGGTCGCACAAGAAATG GTGGAGTCCGGCTTCTTCCACGAGAGCGATGCCAAGACTGTGGGAAAGTCCATCAGGGACCGCGTAGCTCTGATCaaatggaggagggggaggacggtgtcTGCTGCGGCCACAGTGAATCGAGGCGACGGTGGGCACAGGGTCCAGGTGACCCCCCCTCTGGGCATCGGCGCCGGGGTTGCACACGTGGGCCCGCCTTCGCTGGAACCGGACGAGCCCGAGGCCGACCAGCACAACAGGCTGCGCAACCTGCCAGCCAGCGGCACGTCAGTGACAT CAGACGGCACACTCGATAGTGGCATGGGCTCCACTGTGTTCTCCGACTCCCACAGCAGCCAGCAGAGTGTCCTCTACCAGTCCCTGCTGGAGCCTATCACTATGGCAACGCAGCAG GCCAGTACTGCAGGTCACCACAATCAACCTTCTCTACAAGTCCTGCCGACTTCCAGCGGTACTGCAGCGGCGTGTGCACCGCTGCAGTACCTCCAGCCTGGACACAGCTACCCTCCCGCTCCGTATGTTGGCCAACACAGCGCCGCCACACCAGCTGCAGCTGGTCTCTGTTCAGTCAACATCCAGCATGCTGCCGGTGCTGCCAGCTACACACCTCCGAGTGTGCAACAGACCCAACTTGGGGCAAATATCTCAGTATCCGCTGTGCAGCAACATGGTGCACAGAGCTACCAAGCACCAggtcaccaccaccatcatcaccaacaacaacaccaccaacaacaacaacaacagcaggcaGCGGCAGCAAGCTCTTTGACTTTTCCTCTGAACGTGCAACAAACTTGTCCGAACTGCGTGGTCGCCACTCAGCAACAGGCTCACAGTGCTTCGGGATGTCACACTCCGGTTCGGCAGCAGACTGCCGCGGCAGCGGCCACCCTGCCAGCACAGCAGCCAGCACAAGGCTACCCTCTTGCATCTGTAGCCCCAACCTTTGCAGCCATGGCCCAGTGTCATATTGCACAAGCTCCCGGTGCACTACAACACGTCCAAGCCGCGGTCCAACTGCCAAGTCAGAGCTCCTCCACACCAGCACTTTACAGCCAGCCGATGGCCATTCAACAAGAGCACCAACTGAACAGTCAGACCAACGTACAGCTGGCGCAACACGCGCGGCAGGCTCACATTCAGCCTCAAGTCCAGCATAACAAAGAAGCTCTGCACACCATGCACCAACAAATGGCACAGCCGCCTACCCGCCTGTCTCAGGGTCAGCAGACCCCAACTCTCCAAAAGCACAGTCAGACAGCCATGCAGAGCCAGGACCGATGCCATTCTATAGTCCAACAGCCCCCCCAGGTCGCGCAGGTTGAAGCCACACGCCCGAGTTACCCTGCCGCTGGTCAGCCTGATGCCTCATCGCAGAGCTCTGCCCACTCGGCCCTCActgcgctgcagcagcagactgCTCCGCCACAGGTCCAGTACCTGTCCGCACAGTCCTCTGGAGCTCCACAGGCCTTCGGAGCACAGCAG AAGAATCCTGCTGGTCTTAGCATTTCACAGCTCGGACAAGATGGACTGGCTTCGAGTGCGCCGGGCCAAGTGCTGCCTCCTCAACAGTCGATGACTCAAGTCCCCCAACAACTCCAACCTCTGCACATTTCAAACCCTCTACCACCAACACATCCATCCCAG GTTCCCCAGCAGGCGCCGGTCAGCCACCCTGAGCTCATCCCCTTTGCTCAGCTCAGCCAACCCGCAGTCTTCCCTACTCCTCTGCAAAATGGGTCCGACGCGGGCGCCGTCACCACTGCTGCCCAGCCGGACAACAGGAACCCACAGGGCCAGATTTCGGCACCCTGTGACTCTGCCAGCTCCGGTCTGACTCAGCAGAAACCGCTCAGTAACCTCACCGATGCTGCAGGTCAGGGCCCAGCAGAGACCAGCGCGGAG GATCAGGCAGCAGAGAAGCACTCTGGAGGACAGAGCTACGACAG cctCAACTCGGACGCCACGTCGGGGAAGGAGATGAGCGATGGTTACGAGGGGACCCACGGAGGTAAAGGCGAAGCGAAAGTCCGCAAACACCACCGCAGGTCCACGCGCACTCGCTCTCGGCAAGAGAAGATCAGCAGGCCGAAGCTCAACATGCTCAAT GTGTGCAACACTGGCGATAAAATGGTCGAGTGCCAGCTGGAGACTCATAATCACAAAATGGTCACTTTCAAGTTTGACCTGGATGGAGACGCACCGGAGGAGATCGCTACCTACATG GTGGAGAACGACTTCATTCTGCCTTTAGAGAGGGAAGTGTTCATAGAGCAGCTCAAGGACATCGTGGACAAGGCTGAGGACATGCTGAGCGAGGACCCCGAGGGCGAGCGGAGCTCTGACCACGGCGGAAGTCCGAAGCAGAGCGACGGCGCTCTGGGAGCGGAG GGATTGAAGGCTTCCACACCCAGCACACCGCAGCTGGTGTACCAGCAAAACG TCCTCCACACTGGCAAGCGCTGGTTCATCATCTGCCCGGTGGCTGAGACGCCTACACCGGACAAAGAGAAGACCACAGGTCACACCTCTGCAGCCCTGG AATCTGAACCGTCTGCCTCATCATCGGTCAAACCCAAGAGCAACGCTACTGCAGGCGCAATCCCAGTCTCTTTATCCTCCCAAagcccgtcctcctcctgcgcctcccCTTTGCCCCCCGCACCTCAGACCTCGGCGCAAGACCAAAACATCGACAAAACCCGGCTGCAGCAGCCTCAGCCCTGTGCAACTAAGCCCGCCCTGGCAGCCCGCGGTGCCGGCCATCACAACCTCCTTCCTGTGGAAGAGCCTTGCATCTCTGCGGTCTCCATGGTAACGGACATTCCATGCTGTGCTATTGTGCCGCCTGTCTCTCTGGATGTCAATGCCTTCGATGGAGGAGGAGCCGGGGGTTTGACTTCTTCCCAAACTAATCAGGCCACTCAGAAGGCCAGTCCCTCTGGAGAACTGCCTCCTCAGCTGGCCTCCCATCAGTCTGTGGTCCTGCAGCAACCCTTCGCCACGGCCATGCAGCCCGGGACGGTCACCTCCCAGCCGCAGAGTCCAGCGCATCAGACGCCCCAGAACTCCAATTCGTCAAGCCACCAGCAGCCGGCGAGTGGAGGGCCGGGCGAGTCGGACAGTGAGGGTCCGCGCAGGGTGGAGTTTGCAGACCGCACCATCAAGACTTTGGACGAGAAGCTGAGGAACCTGTTGTACCAGGAGCACGCTCCCTCCCAGCCGTCCAGCACTCCATCCGACCCCCAGGCCTCCAGCACAGAGGGGGTGAGCTCCCCTCCGGTCTCAGACGGCCAGAGCTCCGAGGGAGTACACGCAAAGAAGAAAGGGGAGCCGCTG CCTCAGATTCCGGAGCGCACAGATAGTGTGGGTGCACTAAGTGACTCTGCAGTGGCGG CCACTAACAGGGTTTTGAACAAAGGCGATGTGGCCACCAGCTCCAGTCCAACAGGCTCCAAAAGCCGCTTTCAA ATCATCCCGACTCCACCGGATGTCGTTTGCTCTTTGGAGAAAAGCAAGAAGAGCTGCGGCACCCCGGCGCCCTCTAGTGGTTCTGCGGGCTCACACAGCCAGTCCCAGGGCCCGGGCAGGAAAGACGAGGACTGCGCGTCCCCGGGAAAGTCCTCGGGGACAGCTGCAGCCGATCGCGACCGAACGTCCAAACCACAAAGTAGTAACCGCTACTCCGCCCCGCCGAACTTCTATCGGGCCACCCCGACGACCAGCCCCGATGTCACCCCGCGGCACATCCCCCGGGCCCAGACGATGGACACCCCGACCCGTCGCAACTCCCACCACCCCTCTCACCTCTACTCGGACTCTGCGGACGAGGACAGCAGCGTCGCCCTTCCCCCGGCCCAACCGCCGCCCCCTGCTCACGCCGCGTCCGAGCACAGTGGAAGCGACCTCATGAAGAGGGCGGTGGCGTTCCTGCGGCGCTCCGGTCGGAGCAAAAGCGAGCAGAGCTCCGATTCGCCGAGCCGGCAGGCCGCGTCGATGAACGGCCACGCCCACTCGCCCTCCACGGGACACGCCCCCTCGTCTTACATGAGCAGCGACAACGACTCGGAGTTTGAGGATGCGGACATGAGGAAAGAACTGCAGAAGCTGAGAGAGAA ACACATGAAGGAGATCTCGGAGCTGCAGGCGTTCCAGAGGAGCGAGATTGAGCATCTGTACACGGAGCTGGGCAAAACGCTGCCCCCCAACGTCGGCCTGGTCCACGCCGCGCCCCCAAGCGGCCGCAGGCGCAGGGCCAGCAAACACAAGCTGAAGGCCGGGAAGCTGCTCAATCCAATGGTGCAGCAGCTCAAAAACAATCTCAACATCTCGGCGGAgaggaaag GTGAGAGTGGAGCCAGTTCGTCCAGCTCCCCGGCTAAAAGTTCGGTTCTGTCGGACGGCTCCGTCCACTCCAGTggcagctccagctccagcaacCCGCCGCAGGGCGGCGGTGCGGAGCAGGTCCTCACCCAGCAGCCCTGTTCCCTGAAGGGCTCCTTCTCCTCGGACAACATCTACGGCGGGCTACACGCGGATGGAACGGCCAACCAAGCCGGCCCCGGCCAAG gCTGGACGGTTTTCCACCAAACGTCAGAGAGAGTCACCTATAAGTCTAGTAGCAAACCACGCACTAGATTCCTCAGTGGACCTGTGTCTCTGTCcatct